A window of the Polypterus senegalus isolate Bchr_013 chromosome 4, ASM1683550v1, whole genome shotgun sequence genome harbors these coding sequences:
- the LOC120528405 gene encoding tripartite motif-containing protein 16-like, with protein MTWTPSGHEAPIFVLRPPEPQSRDDFLKYFCPLTPDINTAHREIRLTEGNKKVTRERTEAEYPDHPDRFDRCAQLLCREALTGTRCYWEVKCSGDFMEIGVAYKGLSRKGWGEECGLGNNDKSWCLRLSQSQYSVRYNMKQTVISAPYSPRIGVYLDWPAGSLSFYSVSHTMTLLHRFNTSFTELLHPGFYLSRNSIVTICHPTPCDE; from the exons gtcatgAAGCTCCAATTTTTGTCCTCCggcctcctgaacctcagagcagagatgactttttaaaat acttctgtcccctcacaccagacatcaacacggcacacagagaGATCCGTCTGACcgaagggaacaagaaggtgacacgtGAGAGGACAGAGGctgaatatcctgatcatcctgacagatttgaccgATGTGCCCAacttctgtgcagagaggctttgactgggactcgctgttactgggaggtgaaGTGCAGTGGAGACTTCATGGagattggagtcgcatataaaggactgagcaggaaaggaTGGGGCGAGGAGTGTGGCCTTGGAAACAATGACAAGTCCTGGTGTTTACGGTTGTCTCAATCCCAGTACTCTGTGCGTTACAATATGAAGCAGACtgtaatcagcgccccctacagccccagaataggtgtgtatctggactggcctgctggctctctgtcattttatagtgtctcacacacaatgaccctcctgcacaggttcaataCCTCCTTCACTGAGCTGCTCCACCCAGGGTTTTATCTTAGTCGTAATTCCATTGTAACAATCTGCCATCCGACACCATGTGACGAatga